The Triticum aestivum cultivar Chinese Spring chromosome 7B, IWGSC CS RefSeq v2.1, whole genome shotgun sequence genome window below encodes:
- the LOC123161621 gene encoding heat shock factor-binding protein, with protein sequence MASSNSGGIPINAEQDSDGSAQSTADMTAFVQNLLVQMQTRFQTMSENIITKIDEMGARIDELELSINDLKAEMGSDGMTPTKVKDEESKPADSSA encoded by the exons ATGGCGTCTTCCAACTCCGGCGGCATCCCCATCAAT GCGGAACAGGATTCGGACGGCTCGGCCCAGAGCACAGCTGATATGACTGCTTTC GTGCAAAATCTTCTAGTTCAGATG CAAACCAGGTTCCAAACTATGTCAGAGAACATCATTACAAAGA TAGATGAAATGGGTGCAAGAATCGATGAATTGGAGTTGAGCATAAATGACCTCAAGGCTGAAATGGGCAGCGATGGTATGACCCCTACTAAAGTGAAGGACGAAGAATCAAAGCCAGCAGACAGCTCTGCCTGA